The Methanococcus maripaludis genome has a window encoding:
- a CDS encoding ferritin family protein: MELVNEHKIGISKGTALEKEVGGNVKGECMEVGMYLAMARQAQREGLPEIAEVLKSIAFEEAEHASKFVEMNGVIKATLKENLEMMFEGETMANNEKKAAADLAEKEGLEHIHDFFEESSRDEARHAKMLKGILDRYFK, translated from the coding sequence ATGGAACTTGTAAACGAACATAAAATTGGTATTTCAAAAGGTACTGCACTTGAAAAAGAAGTTGGTGGAAACGTTAAAGGGGAATGCATGGAAGTTGGAATGTACCTTGCAATGGCAAGACAGGCACAGAGAGAAGGGCTCCCAGAAATTGCAGAAGTTTTAAAATCAATTGCATTTGAAGAAGCTGAACATGCTTCAAAATTCGTTGAAATGAACGGAGTAATTAAAGCTACGTTAAAAGAAAACCTTGAAATGATGTTTGAAGGCGAAACGATGGCAAACAACGAAAAAAAAGCAGCTGCAGATTTAGCTGAAAAAGAAGGTCTCGAACACATCCACGATTTCTTCGAAGAAAGTTCAAGAGACGAAGCAAGACATGCTAAAATGTTAAAAGGAATTTTAGATAGATACTTTAAATAA